A stretch of Streptomyces vietnamensis DNA encodes these proteins:
- a CDS encoding polysaccharide deacetylase family protein encodes MKPTDRRGALRAGAAAALAGALATACGTEPRPAPAAARRPAPAPVAAPAPRRFPGQPDEIAHGPRDRPRVALTFHGQGDPALARQLLTQAEKAGARVTVLAVGSWLDEQPALARRILDGGHDLGNHTQHHIDINAMTEAEALAEIEACAARLRRLTGSVGTWFRPSRTRNAAPHVLRAARRAGYPHALSYDVDSLDFTSPGAAAVVRNVTGPVRAGSVVSLHFGYPDTAAALPLLLADLDRRGLSAVTTTELLS; translated from the coding sequence GTGAAGCCGACCGACCGCCGAGGAGCCCTCCGGGCGGGCGCGGCCGCCGCCCTCGCGGGAGCCCTCGCCACCGCCTGCGGCACGGAACCCCGCCCCGCCCCGGCCGCCGCGCGCCGCCCCGCCCCCGCGCCCGTCGCCGCCCCGGCCCCCCGCCGCTTCCCCGGACAACCGGACGAGATCGCCCACGGCCCCCGCGACCGGCCCCGGGTCGCCCTCACCTTCCACGGCCAGGGCGACCCCGCCCTCGCCCGGCAGCTCCTCACCCAGGCCGAGAAGGCCGGCGCCCGCGTCACCGTCCTCGCCGTCGGCAGCTGGCTCGACGAACAGCCCGCCCTGGCCCGCCGCATCCTCGACGGCGGCCACGACCTCGGCAACCACACCCAGCACCACATCGACATCAACGCCATGACCGAGGCCGAGGCCCTCGCCGAGATCGAGGCCTGCGCCGCCCGGCTGCGCCGGCTCACCGGCTCCGTCGGCACCTGGTTCAGGCCCTCCCGCACCCGGAACGCCGCCCCCCACGTCCTGCGCGCCGCCCGGCGCGCCGGATACCCGCACGCCCTCTCGTACGACGTCGACTCCCTCGACTTCACCTCGCCCGGCGCGGCGGCCGTCGTCCGCAACGTCACGGGGCCCGTCCGCGCCGGATCCGTCGTCAGCCTGCACTTCGGCTACCCGGACACCGCCGCCGCGCTGCCCCTCCTCCTCGCCGACCTCGACCGCCGCGGCCTGAGCGCGGTCACCACCACGGAGCTGCTGAGCTGA
- a CDS encoding enoyl-CoA hydratase/isomerase family protein has translation MTVNLEVAEGVGTIRLDRPPMNALDIATQDRLRELAQEATDRDDVRAVVLYGGEKVFAAGADIKEMQVMDHVAMVKRSRALQDSFTAVARIPKPVVAAITGYALGGGCELALCADYRIAADNAKLGQPEILLGLIPGAGGTQRLSRLVGPSKAKDLIFTGRMVKADEALTLGLVDRVVPAAEVYEQAHAWAAKLAQGPAVALRAAKEAIDQGLEADIDTGLAIERTWFSALFATEDRETGMRSFVEEGPGKAKFA, from the coding sequence ATGACTGTGAACCTCGAAGTCGCCGAAGGCGTCGGTACGATCCGCCTCGACCGCCCCCCGATGAACGCCCTGGACATCGCCACCCAGGACCGGCTGCGCGAGCTGGCCCAGGAGGCGACCGACCGCGACGACGTGCGGGCCGTGGTCCTCTACGGCGGCGAGAAGGTGTTCGCGGCCGGCGCGGACATCAAGGAGATGCAGGTCATGGACCACGTGGCCATGGTCAAGCGCTCGCGCGCCCTCCAGGACTCCTTCACCGCCGTCGCCCGCATCCCCAAGCCGGTCGTCGCCGCGATCACCGGTTACGCGCTGGGCGGCGGCTGCGAGCTCGCGCTCTGCGCCGACTACCGGATCGCCGCCGACAACGCCAAGCTGGGCCAGCCGGAGATCCTGCTCGGCCTGATCCCCGGCGCGGGCGGCACCCAGCGCCTGTCCCGGCTCGTCGGCCCCTCCAAGGCCAAGGACCTCATCTTCACCGGCCGGATGGTGAAGGCCGACGAGGCCCTGACGCTCGGTCTGGTCGACCGGGTCGTCCCCGCCGCCGAGGTGTACGAGCAGGCGCACGCCTGGGCCGCCAAGCTGGCGCAGGGCCCGGCCGTCGCCCTGCGGGCCGCGAAGGAGGCGATCGACCAGGGCCTGGAGGCCGACATCGACACCGGTCTCGCCATCGAGCGGACCTGGTTCTCGGCCCTGTTCGCCACCGAGGACCGGGAGACCGGGATGCGCAGCTTCGTCGAGGAGGGCCCGGGGAAGGCGAAGTTCGCCTGA
- a CDS encoding EF-hand domain-containing protein, which translates to MADIDSARTAFNKFDVNGDGFITAEEYKHVMAELGDFNVTVTVAEAIIKQRDDNGDGVLSWDEFWAHYSKA; encoded by the coding sequence GTGGCGGACATCGACTCGGCACGCACGGCATTCAACAAGTTCGACGTGAACGGCGACGGCTTCATCACCGCCGAGGAGTACAAGCACGTCATGGCGGAGCTGGGCGACTTCAACGTCACCGTGACGGTCGCCGAGGCGATCATCAAGCAGCGCGACGACAACGGCGACGGCGTCCTCTCCTGGGACGAGTTCTGGGCGCACTACAGCAAGGCCTGA
- a CDS encoding GNAT family N-acetyltransferase, producing MNDEVARILAAAARGQFPPPDGSTTVVPQPGPRDAGVLAFTAHSVVFTDADPEWVRAQLAATSSDPLAASMNPGFLLALMARTGRHMNTIDLLTVADALPGPPPLELREIEDPAHPRVARALKFRDEVRVWAADGGVLILGRGVAGRWEAAIEVDEEVRHRGLGRALATAARHLVPGEVVWAQQSPGNARSVRVFQAAGYRPVASEALLIAG from the coding sequence ATGAACGACGAGGTGGCACGGATCCTGGCGGCGGCGGCACGCGGGCAGTTCCCGCCCCCGGACGGCTCGACGACGGTGGTGCCGCAGCCGGGCCCCCGGGACGCGGGGGTGCTCGCCTTCACCGCGCACTCGGTGGTCTTCACGGACGCCGACCCGGAGTGGGTACGGGCCCAGCTGGCGGCCACGTCGAGCGATCCGCTCGCGGCGAGCATGAACCCGGGCTTCCTGCTCGCGCTGATGGCCCGCACCGGCCGGCACATGAACACGATCGACCTGCTCACGGTGGCGGACGCGCTGCCGGGCCCTCCCCCGCTGGAGCTCCGCGAGATCGAGGACCCGGCGCATCCCCGGGTGGCGCGGGCGCTGAAGTTCCGCGACGAGGTCCGGGTGTGGGCGGCCGACGGCGGTGTCCTGATCCTGGGCCGGGGCGTCGCGGGCCGCTGGGAGGCCGCGATCGAGGTGGACGAGGAGGTGCGCCACCGGGGCCTGGGGCGGGCCCTGGCGACGGCGGCCCGCCACCTCGTCCCGGGCGAGGTGGTGTGGGCCCAGCAGTCCCCCGGCAACGCCCGCAGCGTCCGCGTCTTCCAGGCGGCGGGCTACCGCCCGGTGGCCTCGGAGGCGCTCCTGATCGCCGGCTGA
- a CDS encoding L,D-transpeptidase has product MNGQPISGASVKGRRRRGGVKLQALAAGALLLVLTACGGGETATGGGAGGQGPAAQGGGKQENAASQAVVTVLPKDGADSVATSGALKVTAEQGKLTTVTVADSKGAQVEGKIAADGSSWSPTAHLAAATQYKVHAIAKDADGRESAKDTTFTTLVPKNTFIGQYTPEDGSTVGVGMPVSINFTRGITDPEAVEKAIKVTAVPAVQIEGHWFGNDRLDFRPKDYWAAGTKVTVQLNLDGVEGRPGVYGKQKKTISFTIGRRQVSTVDASAHTMKVERDGKIIKTIPISAGAPSTTTYNGQMVISEKYQVTRMNGATVGFGGEYDIKDVPHAMRLSNSGTFVHGNYWGSPGIFGTTNTSHGCVGLQDARGAGDSSMPAAWFYDRSLIGDVVIVKNSKDKQIQPDNGLNGWNMDWSEWIA; this is encoded by the coding sequence GTGAACGGGCAGCCGATATCGGGGGCATCGGTCAAGGGCAGGCGGCGGCGCGGGGGCGTCAAGCTGCAGGCCCTGGCGGCGGGAGCGCTGCTCCTGGTCCTGACCGCCTGCGGCGGCGGTGAGACCGCCACCGGCGGCGGTGCGGGGGGACAGGGGCCGGCCGCCCAGGGCGGCGGCAAGCAGGAGAACGCGGCCTCCCAGGCGGTCGTGACGGTCCTTCCGAAGGACGGCGCCGACTCGGTCGCCACCAGCGGGGCCCTCAAGGTCACCGCGGAGCAGGGCAAGCTGACCACGGTCACCGTCGCCGACTCCAAGGGCGCCCAGGTCGAGGGCAAGATCGCCGCCGACGGCTCCAGCTGGTCGCCGACCGCGCACCTGGCGGCGGCCACCCAGTACAAGGTCCACGCGATCGCGAAGGACGCCGACGGCCGCGAGTCGGCGAAGGACACCACCTTCACCACGCTCGTCCCGAAGAACACCTTCATCGGCCAGTACACGCCCGAGGACGGTTCGACCGTCGGCGTCGGCATGCCGGTCTCCATCAACTTCACCCGGGGCATCACCGACCCCGAGGCCGTCGAGAAGGCCATCAAGGTGACGGCCGTCCCGGCCGTGCAGATCGAGGGCCACTGGTTCGGCAACGACCGCCTCGACTTCCGTCCCAAGGACTACTGGGCCGCCGGCACCAAGGTGACGGTGCAGCTCAACCTGGACGGCGTCGAGGGCCGCCCGGGCGTCTACGGCAAGCAGAAGAAGACGATCTCCTTCACCATCGGGCGCCGTCAGGTCTCCACGGTGGACGCCTCCGCGCACACCATGAAGGTCGAGCGCGACGGCAAGATCATCAAGACCATCCCGATCAGCGCGGGCGCGCCGTCCACGACGACGTACAACGGGCAGATGGTCATCAGCGAGAAGTACCAGGTGACCCGCATGAACGGGGCCACCGTGGGCTTCGGCGGCGAGTACGACATCAAGGACGTGCCGCACGCGATGCGCCTGTCCAACTCGGGCACCTTCGTGCACGGCAACTACTGGGGCTCCCCGGGGATCTTCGGCACCACCAACACCAGCCACGGCTGTGTCGGCCTGCAGGACGCGCGGGGCGCGGGCGACAGCTCGATGCCGGCGGCCTGGTTCTACGACCGCTCGCTCATCGGTGACGTGGTCATCGTGAAGAACTCCAAGGACAAGCAGATCCAGCCGGACAACGGCCTCAACGGCTGGAACATGGACTGGTCGGAGTGGATCGCCTAG
- a CDS encoding YncE family protein: MAHLTKRSRILLAAALLAGLAGCGSANHSEGAAPVKKAAAPAVPKPAAAPAGLPGMPPLLDPHDVYAADRPNRLSPVVKNFPSRVYVPNTNSNTVSVIDPATYQVVETIPVGIQPQHVVPSWDMKTLWVNNDRGHTLTPIDPATGVAGKPVEVHDPYNLYFTPNGKYAVVMASLDRELVFRDPHTMERKKTVPVSCYGVNHADFSADGRYFVVSCEFSGELLKVDTEKMEVIGQQKLPFDGAMPQDVKISPDGKTFYIADMMAHGMWVLDGEKFTTPTLLPTGKGCHGLYVSRDSREMYVSNRGEGTVSVFDFQQNKLTKKWKLPDGGSPDMGGVSADGKVLWLSGRYDAEVYAIDTTTGKQLARIPVGSGPHGLAVYPQPGRYSLGHTGIFR; this comes from the coding sequence ATGGCACACCTCACGAAGAGATCCAGGATCCTCCTCGCCGCCGCCCTCCTCGCCGGTCTCGCCGGCTGCGGCAGCGCGAACCACTCCGAGGGCGCGGCCCCCGTGAAGAAGGCCGCCGCCCCCGCCGTACCCAAGCCGGCCGCCGCCCCCGCCGGGCTCCCCGGGATGCCGCCCCTGCTCGACCCGCACGACGTCTACGCCGCCGACCGGCCGAACCGGCTCTCCCCGGTGGTGAAGAACTTCCCCTCCCGGGTCTACGTGCCCAACACCAACTCCAACACCGTCTCCGTCATCGACCCCGCCACCTACCAGGTCGTCGAGACCATCCCGGTCGGCATCCAGCCCCAGCACGTCGTGCCCTCCTGGGACATGAAGACCCTCTGGGTCAACAACGACCGGGGCCACACCCTCACCCCCATCGACCCCGCCACCGGCGTCGCCGGCAAGCCCGTCGAGGTCCACGACCCGTACAACCTCTACTTCACGCCCAACGGCAAGTACGCCGTCGTCATGGCCTCGCTCGACCGCGAACTCGTCTTCCGCGACCCCCACACCATGGAACGGAAGAAGACCGTCCCGGTCAGCTGCTACGGCGTCAACCACGCCGACTTCTCCGCCGACGGGCGCTACTTCGTCGTCTCCTGCGAGTTCTCCGGCGAACTCCTCAAGGTCGACACCGAGAAGATGGAGGTGATCGGCCAGCAGAAACTGCCCTTCGACGGCGCCATGCCGCAGGACGTGAAGATCTCCCCGGACGGCAAGACCTTCTACATCGCCGACATGATGGCCCACGGCATGTGGGTCCTGGACGGCGAGAAGTTCACCACCCCCACCCTGCTCCCCACCGGCAAGGGCTGCCACGGACTCTACGTCAGCCGCGACTCCCGCGAGATGTACGTCTCCAACCGCGGCGAGGGCACCGTCTCCGTCTTCGACTTCCAGCAGAACAAGCTCACCAAGAAGTGGAAGCTCCCGGACGGCGGCTCCCCCGACATGGGCGGCGTCTCCGCCGACGGCAAGGTCCTGTGGCTCTCGGGGCGGTACGACGCCGAGGTGTACGCGATCGACACCACGACCGGCAAGCAGCTCGCCCGCATCCCCGTCGGCAGCGGCCCGCACGGCCTCGCGGTCTACCCGCAGCCGGGCCGCTACTCCCTCGGCCACACGGGGATCTTCCGCTAG
- a CDS encoding ATP-binding protein encodes MMGGMAGLEGREQPWQRVSAAAPRWSPAADDEQAADAVELYGNPAEEDVRLPSRPESAWVARRLTQHVLLRQWALGPQIAEHAVLLVSELVGNAVRHTGARVFALRLQRRRGWIRIEVRDPSRGLPCLMPVHELDISGRGLFLVDKLADRWGVDLAPRGKTTWFEMRVADRP; translated from the coding sequence ATGATGGGGGGCATGGCGGGCCTGGAGGGTAGGGAACAACCGTGGCAGCGCGTGAGCGCGGCCGCACCGCGGTGGTCACCGGCCGCGGACGACGAACAGGCCGCCGACGCAGTGGAGTTGTACGGCAATCCGGCCGAGGAGGATGTCCGGCTGCCGTCCCGCCCCGAATCCGCGTGGGTGGCCCGCAGGCTCACTCAACACGTCCTGCTGCGGCAGTGGGCGCTGGGTCCGCAGATCGCCGAGCACGCGGTGCTCCTCGTCTCGGAGCTCGTCGGGAACGCCGTCCGGCACACCGGGGCCCGGGTCTTCGCGCTGCGGTTACAGCGGCGCCGCGGCTGGATCCGGATCGAGGTGCGCGACCCCTCGCGGGGGCTGCCCTGTCTGATGCCGGTGCACGAGCTCGACATCAGCGGCCGCGGCCTCTTCCTCGTCGACAAGCTCGCCGACCGCTGGGGCGTGGACCTGGCGCCGCGCGGCAAGACGACCTGGTTCGAGATGCGGGTCGCCGACCGCCCCTGA
- a CDS encoding helix-turn-helix transcriptional regulator: MDEVSSLDQHTLGVYRAILFHKEHDPERLAQLLNRTTEQVEEALVLLTRLSLLAPSRDTPGGVRAVNPSLGLKVLLQREERELASRQQRIEQNRAALAALAAEYTASGRSGGLDGAEHLDNVDDIRTRLEALAESCTHESLAFHPGKALTEESVEAGRPLNERAMDRGVRFRTVYLDSVAGDRVTRAHAQWMAERGSEIRTSPTLPMRLLIVDTTAAVVAGLPGQAQPSALLFSSQPVVLAMRALFEAYWEHASPLDGPGDALPGGLTPQERKLLQLLASGLTDEAVARALGIGVRTERRIVADLMERLGASSRFEAGVQATRREWI; the protein is encoded by the coding sequence GTGGACGAGGTCTCGTCGCTCGATCAGCACACGCTGGGCGTGTACCGCGCGATCCTGTTCCACAAGGAGCACGATCCGGAGCGCCTGGCGCAGCTGCTGAACCGCACGACCGAGCAGGTGGAGGAGGCACTCGTCCTCCTCACGCGGCTCTCGCTGCTCGCACCGTCCCGGGACACCCCGGGCGGGGTGCGGGCGGTGAACCCCTCGCTGGGCCTGAAGGTGCTGCTCCAGCGGGAGGAGCGCGAACTCGCCTCGCGGCAGCAGCGGATCGAGCAGAACCGGGCGGCGCTCGCCGCCCTGGCCGCCGAGTACACGGCCTCGGGCCGCTCGGGCGGTCTGGACGGGGCGGAGCACCTCGACAACGTCGACGACATCCGCACCCGGCTCGAGGCCCTCGCCGAGTCCTGTACGCACGAGTCGCTGGCCTTCCACCCCGGCAAGGCCCTCACCGAGGAGTCCGTGGAGGCCGGCCGGCCCCTGAACGAGCGGGCGATGGACCGCGGCGTGCGCTTCCGGACCGTCTATCTGGACAGCGTCGCGGGCGACCGGGTCACCCGGGCGCACGCCCAGTGGATGGCGGAGCGCGGCAGCGAGATCCGTACCTCGCCGACGCTTCCCATGCGGCTGCTCATCGTGGACACCACGGCGGCGGTCGTCGCCGGGCTGCCGGGCCAGGCCCAGCCGTCCGCGCTGCTCTTCAGCAGTCAGCCGGTGGTCCTGGCCATGCGTGCCCTGTTCGAGGCGTACTGGGAGCACGCCTCCCCCCTCGACGGCCCGGGGGACGCCCTGCCGGGCGGGCTCACCCCGCAGGAGCGCAAGCTGCTCCAGCTGCTCGCGAGCGGTCTCACCGACGAGGCCGTGGCGCGTGCGCTGGGCATCGGGGTGCGGACGGAGCGGCGGATCGTCGCCGACCTGATGGAGCGGCTCGGGGCGTCGAGCCGCTTCGAGGCGGGGGTGCAGGCGACGCGCAGGGAGTGGATCTGA